The following proteins are co-located in the Neodiprion virginianus isolate iyNeoVirg1 chromosome 6, iyNeoVirg1.1, whole genome shotgun sequence genome:
- the LOC124307845 gene encoding crossover junction endonuclease EME1 isoform X2 — MDNMDVIELSSDSNDSVPSVNTSSSKPPALHILDDDYNFPEVPFASELPASKTYTDSDSGAIFKSNSDIETELFKKYIGEKSKSKETKVKKTVNASSKNDKELTRIEKYRKAEEAARIRAEKAAAAAHLKSMQPGECMNYMQVILDLGFMNFNFFDTLITELQQYELVYKLKSQIISNSVTWTRSEEKNSEHVTGGIKSIEDNHIIVVWDYTETVKKVASDTFVTSIDNIQTSMPGKVTTLIVYGMENYFRHHRNLKKMQVKNLCLGSFRDGKKRRGSKAFEDLPVISRKQLELCLIEVQLTLNCNSQLIESPHGLGQVIGQYTKAIAEAPFKIHKKQMLQSQLDFYAAGDNKDTVKVDKDGNGLKRLWQQHLCQFNLARLETAEAIISKYPTPSHLMDAYAHCTLSEDQKNCRAYYKCPTDRT; from the exons ATGGATAATATGGATGTAATTGAATTGTCAAGTGATTCAAACGATTCCGTGCCGTCTGTTAATACAAGTTCAAGCAAACCTCCGGCACTTCATATATTAGATGACGATTATAATTTCCCTGAAGTACCATTCGCCAGTGAACTTCCAGCATCGAAAACATACACAGATTCTGATTCAGGCGCTATTTTTAAATCTAACAGCGACATAGAAACAGAGCTATTCAAAAAGTATATCGGTGAGAAATCAAAGAGTAAGGAAACCAAAGTGAAGAAAACAGTCAATGCATCAAGCAAAAATGACAAAGAGCTTACcaggattgaaaaatataggAAAGCAGAAGAAGCTGCGAGAATTAGGGCCGaaaaagcagcagcagctgcaCATTTGAAAAGCATGCAACCTGGAGAGTGCATGAATTACATGCAAGTTATATTAGATTTGGGtttcatgaattttaatttctttgacACCCTGATCACCGAACTCCAACAATATGAGCTCGTTTATAAGTTGAAATCACAGATAATTTCCAACAGTGTAACATGGACGAGAAGTGAGGAGAAAAACTCTGAACATGTTACTGGAGGAATCAAGTCGATTGAAGATAATCACATCATCGTTGTTTGGGATTACACAGAGACAGTTAAAAAAGTAGCTAGTGATACGTTTGTGACATCCATAGATAATATCCAAACATCAATGCCTGGGAAAGTGACAACGCTGATAGTATACGGAATGGAAAACTATTTCAGGCATCATAGGAATCTTAAAAAAATGCAAGTTAAAAACCTATGTCTGGGAAGCTTCAGGGATGGGAAAAAGCGGAGAGGTAGCAAGGCTTTTGAAGATTTGCCAGTGATTTCTAGGAAACAATTAGAACTGTGCCTGATTGAGGTTCAACTCACACTAAACTGTAACAGTCAACTGATCGAATCACCACATGGTCTAGGTCAGGTCATTGGCCAGTATACAAAAGCCATTGCTGAAGCAccgttcaaaattcacaaGAAACAAATGCTACAATCTCAGCTAGACTTTTACGCCGCTGGGGACAATAAAGACACCGTTAAAGTCGACAAGGATGGGAATGGACTGAAAAGGCTATGGCAACAACACCTATGTCAGTTTAATTTGGCTAGATTGGAAACAGCAGAGGCCATCATTTCAAAATATCCAACTCCCTCACATCTGATGGAT GCTTATGCTCATTGCACACTTTCGGAAG ATCAGAAGAACTGCAGGGCCTATTACAAATGTCCGACGGATAGGACCTGA
- the LOC124307845 gene encoding crossover junction endonuclease EME1 isoform X1 produces MDNMDVIELSSDSNDSVPSVNTSSSKPPALHILDDDYNFPEVPFASELPASKTYTDSDSGAIFKSNSDIETELFKKYIGEKSKSKETKVKKTVNASSKNDKELTRIEKYRKAEEAARIRAEKAAAAAHLKSMQPGECMNYMQVILDLGFMNFNFFDTLITELQQYELVYKLKSQIISNSVTWTRSEEKNSEHVTGGIKSIEDNHIIVVWDYTETVKKVASDTFVTSIDNIQTSMPGKVTTLIVYGMENYFRHHRNLKKMQVKNLCLGSFRDGKKRRGSKAFEDLPVISRKQLELCLIEVQLTLNCNSQLIESPHGLGQVIGQYTKAIAEAPFKIHKKQMLQSQLDFYAAGDNKDTVKVDKDGNGLKRLWQQHLCQFNLARLETAEAIISKYPTPSHLMDAYAHCTLSEGMKLLQDIPIRRTAGPITNVRRIGPELSKKLYLMFTSEDGNILLGND; encoded by the exons ATGGATAATATGGATGTAATTGAATTGTCAAGTGATTCAAACGATTCCGTGCCGTCTGTTAATACAAGTTCAAGCAAACCTCCGGCACTTCATATATTAGATGACGATTATAATTTCCCTGAAGTACCATTCGCCAGTGAACTTCCAGCATCGAAAACATACACAGATTCTGATTCAGGCGCTATTTTTAAATCTAACAGCGACATAGAAACAGAGCTATTCAAAAAGTATATCGGTGAGAAATCAAAGAGTAAGGAAACCAAAGTGAAGAAAACAGTCAATGCATCAAGCAAAAATGACAAAGAGCTTACcaggattgaaaaatataggAAAGCAGAAGAAGCTGCGAGAATTAGGGCCGaaaaagcagcagcagctgcaCATTTGAAAAGCATGCAACCTGGAGAGTGCATGAATTACATGCAAGTTATATTAGATTTGGGtttcatgaattttaatttctttgacACCCTGATCACCGAACTCCAACAATATGAGCTCGTTTATAAGTTGAAATCACAGATAATTTCCAACAGTGTAACATGGACGAGAAGTGAGGAGAAAAACTCTGAACATGTTACTGGAGGAATCAAGTCGATTGAAGATAATCACATCATCGTTGTTTGGGATTACACAGAGACAGTTAAAAAAGTAGCTAGTGATACGTTTGTGACATCCATAGATAATATCCAAACATCAATGCCTGGGAAAGTGACAACGCTGATAGTATACGGAATGGAAAACTATTTCAGGCATCATAGGAATCTTAAAAAAATGCAAGTTAAAAACCTATGTCTGGGAAGCTTCAGGGATGGGAAAAAGCGGAGAGGTAGCAAGGCTTTTGAAGATTTGCCAGTGATTTCTAGGAAACAATTAGAACTGTGCCTGATTGAGGTTCAACTCACACTAAACTGTAACAGTCAACTGATCGAATCACCACATGGTCTAGGTCAGGTCATTGGCCAGTATACAAAAGCCATTGCTGAAGCAccgttcaaaattcacaaGAAACAAATGCTACAATCTCAGCTAGACTTTTACGCCGCTGGGGACAATAAAGACACCGTTAAAGTCGACAAGGATGGGAATGGACTGAAAAGGCTATGGCAACAACACCTATGTCAGTTTAATTTGGCTAGATTGGAAACAGCAGAGGCCATCATTTCAAAATATCCAACTCCCTCACATCTGATGGAT GCTTATGCTCATTGCACACTTTCGGAAGGTATGAAACTGCTTCAAGATATTCCT ATCAGAAGAACTGCAGGGCCTATTACAAATGTCCGACGGATAGGACCTGAATTGAGCAAGAAATTGTACCTCATGTTCACGTCAGAGGATGGCAATATTCTTCTGGGCAATGACTAA
- the LOC124307835 gene encoding KAT8 regulatory NSL complex subunit 3 isoform X1, whose amino-acid sequence MTDVLRSATGRDSIMKMLLSTSPVVSTSSTVGSGLPSPTGDTFDDNPNTLTTYLHQLAGCFESEINVIVKDHCYARPWNWKPENVYVKPVKKLFFSKPRSLLVTDKLKQDEEVNVEGDMTESVTPPYDLARTRHVMDEFQRLANFARPDENDDWEEKIEKILWTPIQNRIFTKVMRILSSERLARLVKANSLMEPIFRRTSVDTAARRFRETLASAGWDFRVAQWLHNLLFENLPQEYMAIYLDILQTLRLKIPQLIDKIIAIQPNLNAKSGSITWETLGPLLKRSWDPIASTLNASRPKKLPGNPILVIAPSGVGTSVSSRQHKWIAHLGALGMVVNVHTHMGLAANRMTMMACMEQLVQATRTKIQDVRSDYPGRPIILVGFNTGAALACQVAQMEHVTAVICLGFPFTTVEGKRGTPDDTLMDIRCPVMFVIGQNATLVRPDDLEDLREKMLVETSLVVIGTADDHLRISTAKKISEGITQSIVDRCILDEVGDFVGSILLQPHPLPLRSNPLINSDKSMKKESRKRKNSTSSSVESEPHSPSLKKTRPMTPITPNAVSGTPQKSSAGSLVRSGTINTQPTLLAISGANLNHASASKRKPRVISNQKVTLPDQLLSPRLSGQLNASNAGAGITLNIGTLASLAPIGPLRMATTSAGQTFPTTTKMSNVCRPSNVYSKMPKMMATNTSLQSSSKLKTVMTTSKNFSKTVTSSYKHINITDKGGEAKLVNVLTTAGNQVRVSASTAAAMQVKSVTNASGALSALLQSRRSPMGIVSGMPMGKGTSASSILLTPSVSTPNTHTIVSSSSTTTPKEPENNGASSSTNRTISTSNQPLDVSKMQSLPASQTSSSNTNYPLAVSSENVVMLADSLNNSRTASMLVPMSGQNTITILPLSSKMMMSQRSMKTVPKITVNNCNLQRVQKVNKPQSPTRKKINDDFDDDLGNILDIPIIFAKDGENLNAIEKAAPISQVPVMMDPYDKNIPKLSGTTKVVLISNKHDKIQHPITSLANTPMQALVRATGPLHHVNRAVLTSRLQNQSITSTNRIGTPTQTIPRLNHPTIKYTKIILAKRNSVPSNIHDDKNEQVVLTKNTSKMVSYEKNEHRYAQMLPRHQIKFQEIIQDDALEIEDAIKTNIIERKIPSVSEIDLTSPSKNGHDTESLNHADSNTEIDIVKTKVFLSDTNASSEIIEKQNENVKG is encoded by the exons ACCGGAAAATGTATATGTCAAGCCAGTCAAGAAACTGTTCTTCAGCAAGCCGAGAAGTTTGTTAGTCAC gGATAAACTAAAACAGGATGAAGAGGTCAACGTTGAAGGAGATATGACGGAGTCTGTCACGCCGCCGTACGATTTAGCCAGAACTCGTCATGTGATGGACGAGTTTCAGAGACTTGCTAATTTTGCTCGACCTGACGAAAATGATGATTGGGAagaaaagatagaaaaaatcCTTTGGACTCCGATTCAAAATCGTATTTTTACCAAAGTTATGCGCATATTATCGTCAGAACGGTTAGCTAGACTGGTAAAAGCGAATAGTTTAATGGaaccaatttttcgaagaactTCCGTTGACACAGCTGCACGAAGATTCAGAGAAACACTCGCATCTGCTGGGTGGGATTTTCGAGTAGCTCAATGGCTGCATAATTTACTCTTCGAAAATCTACCCCAGGAATATATGGCTATTTACCTGGATATTCTTCAAACGTTGAGATTAAAAATTCCACAATtaatagataaaataataGCCATACAACCAAACTTAAATGCTAAAAGTGGGTCAATAACCTGGGAAACCCTCGGACCATTGCTAAAAAGATCATGGGATCCAATTGCATCAACACTGAATGCAAGCAGGCCA AAAAAGTTACCTGGCAATCCAATCCTTGTCATAGCACCCTCTGGAGTCGGAACCAGTGTTTCTTCACGACAACACAAATGGATTGCGCATTTGGGAGCATTGGGTATGGTTGTCAATGTGCATACACACATGGGATTAGCGGCAAATAGAATGACGATGATGGCGTGCATGGAGCAACTGGTACAAGCTACCAGAACCAAAATACAAGACGTTCGTAGTGATTATCCAGGGCGCCCAATAATCCTTGTTGGATTTAACACAGGAGCTGCTCTCGCTTGCCAA GTAGCTCAAATGGAACATGTAACGGCAGTGATTTGCTTGGGCTTTCCATTTACAACTGTAGAAGGAAAACGGGGGACCCCTGATGACACTTTGATGGATATTAGATGCCCTGTTATGTTTGTAATTGGTCAAAATGCGACACTTGTGAGACCCGATGACTTGGAAGATCTGAGGGAAAAAATGCTTGTCGAAACAAGCCTAGTTGTTATAGGAACAGCGGATGATCACCTGAGAATATCTACGGCAAAGAAAATATCTGAGGGTATAACACAGAGCATAGTCGACAGATGTATACTTGACGAAGTCGGTGATTTTGTTGGCAGTATTCTGCTGCAACCTCATCCTCTGCCTCTGCGATCTAATCCCTTGATAAACTCTGACAAATCTATGAAAAAGGAGTctagaaagaggaaaaattcTACTAGCAGTTCTGTAGAGAGCGAACCACACTCtccgagtttgaaaaaaactagACCTATGACACCCATCACGCCTAATGCTGTCTCTGGTACACCGCAAAAGTCTTCAGCAGGATCTCTGGTGCGATCGGGAACTATAAATACGCAGCCAACCCTTTTAGCAATCAGCGGAGCAAATTTAAATCATGCCTCGGCATCTAAACGAAAACCTAGAGTCATCAGTAATCAGAAAGTGACTTTGCCTGACCAGCTATTATCACCAAGACTATCGGGGCAG TTGAATGCAAGTAATGCAGGCGCGGGGATAACGTTGAACATTGGTACCTTGGCCAGTTTAGCACCCATCGGACCATTGCGTATGGCAACAACCTCAGCCGGTCAAACTTTTCCGACTACAACCAAGATGAGCAATGTATGCAGGCCGTCAAACGTGTATTCTAAAATGCCTAAAATGATGGCCACAAATACCAGTCTTCAAAGTAGTTCAAAACTGAAAACAGTTATGACAACAAGTAAAAACTTCTCTAAAACTGTAACGAGCAGTTATAAGCACATCAATATTACGGACAAAGGTGGCGAAGCTAAATTGGTAAACGTTCTAACTACGGCTGGAAATCAAGTTAGGGTCAGTGCGTCTACTGCTGCAG CGATGCAGGTGAAATCTGTAACTAATGCAAGTGGAGCTCTTTCCGCGCTACTGCAAAGCAGAAGAAGTCCAATGGGAATAGTCAGTGGTATGCCAATGGGAAAAGGTACCTCTGCATCAAGCATTTTGTTGACGCCCAGTGTTTCAACTCCAAATACACACACGATTGTATCATCCTCATCAACAACTACACCAAAAG AGCCGGAGAACAACGGAGCAAGCAGCAGTACGAATCGAACTATATCTACCTCAAATCAACCGTTGGATGTGTCTAAGATGCAGTCTCTACCCGCTTCCCAAACCAGTTCATCAAATACAAACTATCCTCTTGCAGTATCATCGGAGAATGTAGTGATGTTAGCAGATAGTTTAAACAATTCGAGAACAGCTTCGATGTTAGTACCAATGTCTGGTCAAAATACAATAACCATTTTACCCCTGTCAAGCAAAATGATGATGAGCCAAAGGTCTATGAAAACAGTGCCAAAGATAACAGTGAACAATTGTAATCTCCAAAGAGTACAGAAAGTCAACAAACCACAATCGCCgacgcgaaaaaaaattaatgatgaCTTTGACGACGATTTGGGTAACATACTGGACATTCCAATAATATTTGCTAAAGACGGCGAAAATTTAAACGCCATTGAAAAAGCTGCGCCAATCTCTCAAGTGCCAGTTATGATGGATCCTTACgacaaaaatattccaaaactAAGCGGGACCACCAAGGTTGTATTGATCAGTAATAAGCATGATAAAATACAACATCCCATCACAAGTTTAGCCAATACACCAATGCAAGCTCTTGTCCGAGCGACTGGACCGCTGCATCATGTTAATCGTGCAGTTCTGACGTCCCGCTTGCAAAATCAATCTATAACAAGCACTAATCGCATCGGTACACCGACACAAACAATACCACGATTGAATCACCCAACGATTAAGTATACTAAGATTATTTTAGCCAAGAGAAATTCTGTTCCTAGTAATATTCACGACGATAAGAATGAACAAGTTgttttaactaaaaatactTCAAAGATGGTtagttatgaaaaaaatgaacatagATACGCTCAGATGCTTCCGAGGCatcaaattaaatttcaagaaatcaTTCAAGATGATGCATTGGAAATTGAGGATGCTATCAAGACAAATATTATTGAGCGAAAAATTCCCAGTGTATCAGAAATTGACTTGACATCACCATCGAAAAACGGTCACGACACTGAATCACTTAATCATGCGGATTCAAATACAGAAATAGATATTGTAAAGACCAAGGTTTTCCTTTCGGATACAAACGCATCttctgaaattattgaaaaacaaaacgaaaatgtAAAAGGATAA
- the LOC124307835 gene encoding KAT8 regulatory NSL complex subunit 3 isoform X2, which translates to MTESVTPPYDLARTRHVMDEFQRLANFARPDENDDWEEKIEKILWTPIQNRIFTKVMRILSSERLARLVKANSLMEPIFRRTSVDTAARRFRETLASAGWDFRVAQWLHNLLFENLPQEYMAIYLDILQTLRLKIPQLIDKIIAIQPNLNAKSGSITWETLGPLLKRSWDPIASTLNASRPKKLPGNPILVIAPSGVGTSVSSRQHKWIAHLGALGMVVNVHTHMGLAANRMTMMACMEQLVQATRTKIQDVRSDYPGRPIILVGFNTGAALACQVAQMEHVTAVICLGFPFTTVEGKRGTPDDTLMDIRCPVMFVIGQNATLVRPDDLEDLREKMLVETSLVVIGTADDHLRISTAKKISEGITQSIVDRCILDEVGDFVGSILLQPHPLPLRSNPLINSDKSMKKESRKRKNSTSSSVESEPHSPSLKKTRPMTPITPNAVSGTPQKSSAGSLVRSGTINTQPTLLAISGANLNHASASKRKPRVISNQKVTLPDQLLSPRLSGQLNASNAGAGITLNIGTLASLAPIGPLRMATTSAGQTFPTTTKMSNVCRPSNVYSKMPKMMATNTSLQSSSKLKTVMTTSKNFSKTVTSSYKHINITDKGGEAKLVNVLTTAGNQVRVSASTAAAMQVKSVTNASGALSALLQSRRSPMGIVSGMPMGKGTSASSILLTPSVSTPNTHTIVSSSSTTTPKEPENNGASSSTNRTISTSNQPLDVSKMQSLPASQTSSSNTNYPLAVSSENVVMLADSLNNSRTASMLVPMSGQNTITILPLSSKMMMSQRSMKTVPKITVNNCNLQRVQKVNKPQSPTRKKINDDFDDDLGNILDIPIIFAKDGENLNAIEKAAPISQVPVMMDPYDKNIPKLSGTTKVVLISNKHDKIQHPITSLANTPMQALVRATGPLHHVNRAVLTSRLQNQSITSTNRIGTPTQTIPRLNHPTIKYTKIILAKRNSVPSNIHDDKNEQVVLTKNTSKMVSYEKNEHRYAQMLPRHQIKFQEIIQDDALEIEDAIKTNIIERKIPSVSEIDLTSPSKNGHDTESLNHADSNTEIDIVKTKVFLSDTNASSEIIEKQNENVKG; encoded by the exons ATGACGGAGTCTGTCACGCCGCCGTACGATTTAGCCAGAACTCGTCATGTGATGGACGAGTTTCAGAGACTTGCTAATTTTGCTCGACCTGACGAAAATGATGATTGGGAagaaaagatagaaaaaatcCTTTGGACTCCGATTCAAAATCGTATTTTTACCAAAGTTATGCGCATATTATCGTCAGAACGGTTAGCTAGACTGGTAAAAGCGAATAGTTTAATGGaaccaatttttcgaagaactTCCGTTGACACAGCTGCACGAAGATTCAGAGAAACACTCGCATCTGCTGGGTGGGATTTTCGAGTAGCTCAATGGCTGCATAATTTACTCTTCGAAAATCTACCCCAGGAATATATGGCTATTTACCTGGATATTCTTCAAACGTTGAGATTAAAAATTCCACAATtaatagataaaataataGCCATACAACCAAACTTAAATGCTAAAAGTGGGTCAATAACCTGGGAAACCCTCGGACCATTGCTAAAAAGATCATGGGATCCAATTGCATCAACACTGAATGCAAGCAGGCCA AAAAAGTTACCTGGCAATCCAATCCTTGTCATAGCACCCTCTGGAGTCGGAACCAGTGTTTCTTCACGACAACACAAATGGATTGCGCATTTGGGAGCATTGGGTATGGTTGTCAATGTGCATACACACATGGGATTAGCGGCAAATAGAATGACGATGATGGCGTGCATGGAGCAACTGGTACAAGCTACCAGAACCAAAATACAAGACGTTCGTAGTGATTATCCAGGGCGCCCAATAATCCTTGTTGGATTTAACACAGGAGCTGCTCTCGCTTGCCAA GTAGCTCAAATGGAACATGTAACGGCAGTGATTTGCTTGGGCTTTCCATTTACAACTGTAGAAGGAAAACGGGGGACCCCTGATGACACTTTGATGGATATTAGATGCCCTGTTATGTTTGTAATTGGTCAAAATGCGACACTTGTGAGACCCGATGACTTGGAAGATCTGAGGGAAAAAATGCTTGTCGAAACAAGCCTAGTTGTTATAGGAACAGCGGATGATCACCTGAGAATATCTACGGCAAAGAAAATATCTGAGGGTATAACACAGAGCATAGTCGACAGATGTATACTTGACGAAGTCGGTGATTTTGTTGGCAGTATTCTGCTGCAACCTCATCCTCTGCCTCTGCGATCTAATCCCTTGATAAACTCTGACAAATCTATGAAAAAGGAGTctagaaagaggaaaaattcTACTAGCAGTTCTGTAGAGAGCGAACCACACTCtccgagtttgaaaaaaactagACCTATGACACCCATCACGCCTAATGCTGTCTCTGGTACACCGCAAAAGTCTTCAGCAGGATCTCTGGTGCGATCGGGAACTATAAATACGCAGCCAACCCTTTTAGCAATCAGCGGAGCAAATTTAAATCATGCCTCGGCATCTAAACGAAAACCTAGAGTCATCAGTAATCAGAAAGTGACTTTGCCTGACCAGCTATTATCACCAAGACTATCGGGGCAG TTGAATGCAAGTAATGCAGGCGCGGGGATAACGTTGAACATTGGTACCTTGGCCAGTTTAGCACCCATCGGACCATTGCGTATGGCAACAACCTCAGCCGGTCAAACTTTTCCGACTACAACCAAGATGAGCAATGTATGCAGGCCGTCAAACGTGTATTCTAAAATGCCTAAAATGATGGCCACAAATACCAGTCTTCAAAGTAGTTCAAAACTGAAAACAGTTATGACAACAAGTAAAAACTTCTCTAAAACTGTAACGAGCAGTTATAAGCACATCAATATTACGGACAAAGGTGGCGAAGCTAAATTGGTAAACGTTCTAACTACGGCTGGAAATCAAGTTAGGGTCAGTGCGTCTACTGCTGCAG CGATGCAGGTGAAATCTGTAACTAATGCAAGTGGAGCTCTTTCCGCGCTACTGCAAAGCAGAAGAAGTCCAATGGGAATAGTCAGTGGTATGCCAATGGGAAAAGGTACCTCTGCATCAAGCATTTTGTTGACGCCCAGTGTTTCAACTCCAAATACACACACGATTGTATCATCCTCATCAACAACTACACCAAAAG AGCCGGAGAACAACGGAGCAAGCAGCAGTACGAATCGAACTATATCTACCTCAAATCAACCGTTGGATGTGTCTAAGATGCAGTCTCTACCCGCTTCCCAAACCAGTTCATCAAATACAAACTATCCTCTTGCAGTATCATCGGAGAATGTAGTGATGTTAGCAGATAGTTTAAACAATTCGAGAACAGCTTCGATGTTAGTACCAATGTCTGGTCAAAATACAATAACCATTTTACCCCTGTCAAGCAAAATGATGATGAGCCAAAGGTCTATGAAAACAGTGCCAAAGATAACAGTGAACAATTGTAATCTCCAAAGAGTACAGAAAGTCAACAAACCACAATCGCCgacgcgaaaaaaaattaatgatgaCTTTGACGACGATTTGGGTAACATACTGGACATTCCAATAATATTTGCTAAAGACGGCGAAAATTTAAACGCCATTGAAAAAGCTGCGCCAATCTCTCAAGTGCCAGTTATGATGGATCCTTACgacaaaaatattccaaaactAAGCGGGACCACCAAGGTTGTATTGATCAGTAATAAGCATGATAAAATACAACATCCCATCACAAGTTTAGCCAATACACCAATGCAAGCTCTTGTCCGAGCGACTGGACCGCTGCATCATGTTAATCGTGCAGTTCTGACGTCCCGCTTGCAAAATCAATCTATAACAAGCACTAATCGCATCGGTACACCGACACAAACAATACCACGATTGAATCACCCAACGATTAAGTATACTAAGATTATTTTAGCCAAGAGAAATTCTGTTCCTAGTAATATTCACGACGATAAGAATGAACAAGTTgttttaactaaaaatactTCAAAGATGGTtagttatgaaaaaaatgaacatagATACGCTCAGATGCTTCCGAGGCatcaaattaaatttcaagaaatcaTTCAAGATGATGCATTGGAAATTGAGGATGCTATCAAGACAAATATTATTGAGCGAAAAATTCCCAGTGTATCAGAAATTGACTTGACATCACCATCGAAAAACGGTCACGACACTGAATCACTTAATCATGCGGATTCAAATACAGAAATAGATATTGTAAAGACCAAGGTTTTCCTTTCGGATACAAACGCATCttctgaaattattgaaaaacaaaacgaaaatgtAAAAGGATAA